Genomic window (Streptosporangiales bacterium):
TACGCGCGTGCGCTGACCCAGGTGACGTCCGCGCAGCTGCGGTCGTACGCGGCCGCCGGCGAGTTCGCCGCCGGCTCGATGGGGCCGAAGGTCGAGGCGGTGTGCCGGTTCGTCGAGCACGGCGGCCGGCGGGCGGTGATCACCTCGCTCGCGCACATCGAGGACGCCGTGACGGGAGCCGCCGGCACCGTTGTCAGCTAGGGTATACAACTGTACAGTGTACGTATGAACACCCCTGCTGGCCGGGTCGGCCGGGCCAGGATCATGGATGCCGCGCTGCGCCAGTTCGCCGTCCACGGCTTCAAGGCCACGACGATCAGGAGCGTGGCCGCGGAGGCGGGCGTCTCGCCCGCGCTCGTACAACAGCACTACGGCACCAAGGACGGGCTGCGCGAGGCGTGCGACGAGCACGCCATCGGCACCCTGCTCGAGCAGGCCAGGCGCAGCATGGCGGGCGAGGCGGCGAACCCCGGGTTCGTCCCGACGATGTTCGAGACCAGCCGGCTCAGCACCGGATACCTCGCCCGCGCGCTCGTCGAAGGGTCCGCCGCGGCGGCCACGTTCTTCGACGAGGGTGCCGCGCTGACGGAGGAGTTCCTGACCGCCACCTGGCCCGAACGCTTCCCCGCCGGCTCCGCGCGGACGAGGGACGCGGCGGCCGTCATGGCGGCCATGCACGGCGGCACCCTCGTGCTACACGAGCACGTCTCCAGGCGGACCGGCGTGGACGTACTGCAGTCGGAGAACACAAGTCGGTTGGGTGCGGCCATCGGCGACGTGTACGCGGCCATGGGGGAGTTCCTGGCCTCCGGTGTCGGCGGCCAGCTCACCGAGGCGGTGCAGGCAGTTGCCGACGAGGAGCAGACGTTGGAGGGGGCAGGCGATGACTGAGGCGATTACCGCGACCGGCCTGGTGAAGACGTTCGGCGCCACACGCGCGCTGGACGGGCTCGACCTGGCCGTCCGCACCGGCGACGTGCACGGCTTCCTCGGCCAGAACGGCGCGGGCAAGTCGACGACACTGCGCGTGCTGCTCGGGATGGTGCACGCAGACGCGGGCGACGTGCAGGTGCTCGGCGGCGATCCGTGGCGCGACGCGGTCGAGCTGCACCGGCGGCTCGCGTACGTACCTGGGGACGTCACGCTGTGGCCCGGCCTGTCCGGCGGCGAGATCGTCGAGCTGCTCGGCCGGATGCGCGGCGGCGTCGACGCCGGGCGCAGGGACGAGCTGTTGCGGCGGTTCGACCTCGACCCACGGAAGCGGGCGCGCACGTACTCGAAGGGCAACCGGCAGAAGGTGGCGCTCGTCGCTGCCCTGGCCTCGGAGGCAGAGCTGCTGATCCTCGACGAGCCGACGTCCGGCCTCGACCCGTTGATGGAGTCCGTGTTCCGCGAGTGCATGGCCGAGGAGAAGGCGCGCGGCCGTACGGTCCTGCTGTCCAGCCATGTCCTCGCCGAGGTCGAGGCCGTGTGCGACACGGTGACGATCATCCGCGCCGGGCGTACGGTCGAGTCCGGCAGCCTCGCGCAGCTGCGCCATCTCACCCGCACCTCGGTGACGGTGGAGCTGGCCGGGTCGGCGCAACCGCTCGCGGCGACGGCCGGCGTGCACGACCTGCACGTCGACGGTGCGCGTGCGCACTTCGAGGTCGAGACTGAGCAGCTCGACAATGTTATGTACGTGTTGGCCACGAACGGGATACGCAACCTCGTGGTGCAACCCGCGACGCTCGAAGAGCTGTTCCTGCGGCACTACCAGGGCAGCGTTCCCGCGCCGGTGACGGCATGACCACCCTCACCGGGACGGCCGGCCTGGTGCGACTGATCCTGCGGCGCGACCGGTTCCTGCTGCCGCTGTGGTTGCTGCTGCCCCTCACCATCGTCCTCGGCCGCGCGGGCACCGTGGGAAGCACGTACCCCACCGCGCGAGCGCGGCAGGAGCGGTTCGAGCAGGTGCTCGACATCCCCATGTTTCTGCTCTTCCAGTCGCGCGCCTTCGACAGCACACCGGGAGCGTTGGTGGCGCAGGAGGCCTTTGCCGGCACGACCCTCGCCTGCGCGATCGGCGCGATCCTGTTCGTCGTACGGCACACGAGGTCCGAGGAGCAGGCCGGTCGCCGCGAGCTGCTCGGCGCCACGGTGGTCGGCCGGCATGCGCCGTTGACCGCTGCCGTGAGCGTGGTGACGGGCGCCGGACTCGTGCTCGCCGTCGTCATCGCGGGTGGTCTCGTTGCCATGCAGCTGCCGGTGCTCGGTTCTGTGACGTTCGCCGCGGTGGCACTTGCCGCAGTCGTGGTCGCGGCGAGTCTGGCGGCAGTGCTCGTGCAGGTGACCACGAGTGTGAAGCTGGCTGCGTTCGGCGCCATCGGTGTGTTCTACGTCGGCCATCTCGTCCGTGGTGTCTCGGACATGGGTGGGTCCGGGCTGGTCTGGTTGGGTTGGCTGAGCCCGAGCGGTTGGCTCGAACACGTCCGCCCGTTCGCCGGCGAACGGCTGTGGCCGTTCGCTCTCGTGGTCGCGTTCGCCACGGTGTTGCTGGCGGCCGCGTACGTGCTGTCGACCCGGCGCGACCTCGCGGGTGGCCTGCTGCCAGAACGACTGGCCGCCGGCACGGTGACGCCCGTGTTGCGCGGACCGCTCGGGTTGGCGTGGCGGCTGCACCGCGGCATGGCCGTCGGGTGGGCGACGGTGCTTGCCTGCTGTGCGCTCGGCACCGGCTATGCCGGCGGTGCGGGCGCGATGAGTGCGTACGCCAAAGGCGCGTGGCTACGGGAGTACGCCGCTGCGATGGGCGTCTCGCCGAGCGCGGCCTTCTTCGTCTACGTCGCGTTCCTGCTCGGCCTCATCGTCGCGTTCTACGCCGTGCTCACCACGTTGCGGATGCGTACGGAGGAGGAGCTCGGCCATGCCGAGACCGTGCTCGCTGCGCCGGCAGGCAGGACCCGGTGGGCGGCGAGCCATCTCGTGTTCGCGATGGCCGTGCCTGTGGTGCTGTTGGCGATCCTCGGTCTCGGCGCTGGCGTGGGTGGCGGCCTGAGCGCAGGCGACCTCCCCGGCCAGGTGGTGTCGATGCTGGGCCTGACGGTGGGCATCGCGCCGGCGATCTGGGTGCTGGTGGGCGTAGGCGTCGCCGCGTACGGCGTGTTCGGGCGTGGCACGGCGGTGATCGCCTGGTTGGCGCTTGCCGTGATGCTCGGCGTCGAGATCGCTGTGCACTGGGGCTTGCCGCAGTGGGTGTTCCGGTTGCTTTCGCCGTTCGCACACGTGAATCCGTTCTACGAGCGGACCGCGGTGACGTACCTCGCTCTGACGATGGTCGCCGCGGCGTTGACGGGCGTCGGGCTGTGGTCGTTGCGCCGGCGCGACATTGCATCTAGCTGAGCGCGGTGTCGGTGTGGTGGGCTAGGCGCAACCGTTCTTCGGTTCGTGACCACGGAGGGAGCCGTCGATGCCGGAAGCCATCGAGGTACGCAAGATCCCGTTGCACTCGGTCAGTGACGCGTCCGAGCTGGTGCGCCTGATCGATGCCGGTGTGTTCGACGCAGACCGGGTCGTCGCGGTGATCGGCAAGACCGAGGGTAACGGTGGCGTCAACGACTACACCAGGATCATCGCGGACCGCGCGTTCCGTGAGGTGCTCGAGGAGAAGGGCACCAGGTCGTCGGCCGAGGTCAAGCAGATACCCATCGTGTGGTCCGGTGGCACCGACGGCGTCATCAGCCCGCACGCGACGGTGTTCGCGACGCTCCCACCGGAACGAACCGTCGCGACCGAAGAACCGCGGCTGACCGTCGGCTTCGCGATGAGCGAGGAGCTGCTGCCCGAGGAGATCGGCCGCACCGGCATGGTCACGAAGGTTGCGGCGGCGGTGAAGGACGCGATGGCACGCGCGGGCATCAGCGATCCGTCCGACGTGCACTATGTGCAGACGAAGACACCACTGCTCACCATCGACACCATTCAGGACGCGAAGAGCCGCGGACACACGGTGTGGACGGAACACACGCTCGAGTCGATGGACCTGTCGAACGGTTGCACGGCACTCGGGATCGCGGTGGCACTGGGCGAGACCGAGCAACCTACCGACGACCAGGTGCTGCGTGACCGTTCGCTGTACTCGTCGGTGGCGTCGTGTTCGTCCGGGGTGGAACTGGACCGTGCACAGGTCGTAGTAGTCGGCAACGCGCGCGGCGTCGGCGGTCGTTACCGGATCGGTCACTCGGTCATGCGTGACGCGCTCGACACGGACGGTCTGTGGGCCGCCATCGAGGACGCGGGACTCGAGTTGCCGCAGCGTCCGCACCCGTCCGACCTGGACGGTCGGCTGGTCAACCTGTTCCTGAAGTGTGAGGCGAGCCAGGACGGCCGCGTGCGTGGCTGGCGTAACGCCATGCTGGACGATTCCGATGTGCATTGGCACCGGCAGATCAAGGCTTGTGTCGGTGGCGTGGCGGCGTCCGTCAGTGGGGATCCTGCGGTTTTCGTCTCCGTATCGGCTGCACACCAGGGGCCGGACGGCGGCGGACCGGTCGCCGCGATCGTAGATCTTGGCTGAGGAGGTCTGGTTCTTGCCGGCCGGATGTCTCGACATCTGGACGAGCTAGGGCGTAGTTGCGCTACCGTGGGTGCACTCGGTGCAGGCGACGGCCGGGTGATCGTGGATGCGTGACACAGCGCTACTAACGCCCTCGGCGGGGTTTCGTACCCTTCAACGTCTTGGTAGGAAGGACGCCAGAGCTTCAGCAAAGCTTGACGCCTCGTGCACCAGACCCGACTGGGCCGAGGTACTGGGGGACAGGGGGAAGTTGCCGTGAGAGGTGTCCGGGTTGATGCCCACGCTCACGTGTTCCGGTCGGTGACCGACGACTATCCACGTGGCGCGAACGAGATGGTCCCTTCGGACCGGGAAGCCAGCATCGAACAGCTGTCCGCGGAGATGGACACCGCGGGTGTGGACGCTGCCGTGCTGGTTCCGCTCGACCACCACGACCGTTACGTCGCGGAGGCTCTCGCGAGCGAGCCGAACCGCTTTGCGGCGGTCGGCGTTGCTGGCGCGGCGGTACTGGGCAAGACCGACGACGATCCGGTCGAGGTGCTGCGTATCAGGCGCACGCTGTTCCCTTTCCACGCGTTGCGGGCCAGCTGGTTGGGTGATGCCGAACGCTCGGTGAAGGAGTCACCCTTCCTGCCGGTCGCGGAAGCGTTGAGCGAGCAGGGCTTGCCGCTGTGGACGTACCTGCCGCCCGATCAGCTGCCGCTGCTCGAAGAGCTGGTCCAGGTGGTGCCAGACCTCGTCGTCGTGCTCAACCACATGGGGTTCTGCCCGTTCGAGAAGCGGGTGGACGGACACGGTCGGCCGTGGTTCCCGGACCCGTTCCCGCAGTCCACCCTGGCGGCGTTGCAGCGGCTGTCCGACGTCGAGAACGTGCACGTCTCGTTCGCGGGGCAGTACGCGTTCTCCAGGCAGCAGCCGCCGTACCAGGACCTCAACGAGGTCGTCGCGTCGATCGTCTCGTGGTACGGCGCCAGCAGGATGATGTGGGGCTCCGACTACCCGTGGATCGAGGAGGAGCCCGGCTACGGCGCCATGGCCGACCTGCCGCGCGCGTCCCTCCCGCAGCTGTCCCAGGCCGACCTGGCCGAAGTGAGCGGCGGCACGGCACTCCGCCTGTTCCCGCACCTGGCCGGCACCCTGCAAGCGGTCTGACAGCCGATTACGGGTCCGTCGCCAGCGCGTCGTCCAGATCGGCGAGGACGTAGCGGGCCACCTGGCGGTCCGCTGCCGATGCGTCCGGGTTGTCGGTGAGCCAGCTACGCAGCTCGCCGCGTAGCTCGGTCGCCTGGCGCACCGCGTCGCGCTCCGCCAGCGGTTGGCCGGTCAGGTCTTCCACCAGGTCATTCAGGCCGGCGGACGGACTGAGCTGCTGACCGGTTGCCCGCTGGTATCTGGCGAGGTCGGCCAGCGTCCCTGAGCCACGGCCTACCGTTACGTCCCCCGCA
Coding sequences:
- a CDS encoding TetR family transcriptional regulator; protein product: MNTPAGRVGRARIMDAALRQFAVHGFKATTIRSVAAEAGVSPALVQQHYGTKDGLREACDEHAIGTLLEQARRSMAGEAANPGFVPTMFETSRLSTGYLARALVEGSAAAATFFDEGAALTEEFLTATWPERFPAGSARTRDAAAVMAAMHGGTLVLHEHVSRRTGVDVLQSENTSRLGAAIGDVYAAMGEFLASGVGGQLTEAVQAVADEEQTLEGAGDD
- a CDS encoding ATP-binding cassette domain-containing protein codes for the protein MTEAITATGLVKTFGATRALDGLDLAVRTGDVHGFLGQNGAGKSTTLRVLLGMVHADAGDVQVLGGDPWRDAVELHRRLAYVPGDVTLWPGLSGGEIVELLGRMRGGVDAGRRDELLRRFDLDPRKRARTYSKGNRQKVALVAALASEAELLILDEPTSGLDPLMESVFRECMAEEKARGRTVLLSSHVLAEVEAVCDTVTIIRAGRTVESGSLAQLRHLTRTSVTVELAGSAQPLAATAGVHDLHVDGARAHFEVETEQLDNVMYVLATNGIRNLVVQPATLEELFLRHYQGSVPAPVTA
- a CDS encoding antibiotic ABC transporter, which codes for MTTLTGTAGLVRLILRRDRFLLPLWLLLPLTIVLGRAGTVGSTYPTARARQERFEQVLDIPMFLLFQSRAFDSTPGALVAQEAFAGTTLACAIGAILFVVRHTRSEEQAGRRELLGATVVGRHAPLTAAVSVVTGAGLVLAVVIAGGLVAMQLPVLGSVTFAAVALAAVVVAASLAAVLVQVTTSVKLAAFGAIGVFYVGHLVRGVSDMGGSGLVWLGWLSPSGWLEHVRPFAGERLWPFALVVAFATVLLAAAYVLSTRRDLAGGLLPERLAAGTVTPVLRGPLGLAWRLHRGMAVGWATVLACCALGTGYAGGAGAMSAYAKGAWLREYAAAMGVSPSAAFFVYVAFLLGLIVAFYAVLTTLRMRTEEELGHAETVLAAPAGRTRWAASHLVFAMAVPVVLLAILGLGAGVGGGLSAGDLPGQVVSMLGLTVGIAPAIWVLVGVGVAAYGVFGRGTAVIAWLALAVMLGVEIAVHWGLPQWVFRLLSPFAHVNPFYERTAVTYLALTMVAAALTGVGLWSLRRRDIASS
- a CDS encoding ring-opening amidohydrolase, which translates into the protein MPEAIEVRKIPLHSVSDASELVRLIDAGVFDADRVVAVIGKTEGNGGVNDYTRIIADRAFREVLEEKGTRSSAEVKQIPIVWSGGTDGVISPHATVFATLPPERTVATEEPRLTVGFAMSEELLPEEIGRTGMVTKVAAAVKDAMARAGISDPSDVHYVQTKTPLLTIDTIQDAKSRGHTVWTEHTLESMDLSNGCTALGIAVALGETEQPTDDQVLRDRSLYSSVASCSSGVELDRAQVVVVGNARGVGGRYRIGHSVMRDALDTDGLWAAIEDAGLELPQRPHPSDLDGRLVNLFLKCEASQDGRVRGWRNAMLDDSDVHWHRQIKACVGGVAASVSGDPAVFVSVSAAHQGPDGGGPVAAIVDLG
- a CDS encoding amidohydrolase family protein gives rise to the protein MHQTRLGRGTGGQGEVAVRGVRVDAHAHVFRSVTDDYPRGANEMVPSDREASIEQLSAEMDTAGVDAAVLVPLDHHDRYVAEALASEPNRFAAVGVAGAAVLGKTDDDPVEVLRIRRTLFPFHALRASWLGDAERSVKESPFLPVAEALSEQGLPLWTYLPPDQLPLLEELVQVVPDLVVVLNHMGFCPFEKRVDGHGRPWFPDPFPQSTLAALQRLSDVENVHVSFAGQYAFSRQQPPYQDLNEVVASIVSWYGASRMMWGSDYPWIEEEPGYGAMADLPRASLPQLSQADLAEVSGGTALRLFPHLAGTLQAV